A single Diceros bicornis minor isolate mBicDic1 chromosome 7, mDicBic1.mat.cur, whole genome shotgun sequence DNA region contains:
- the LOC131409069 gene encoding olfactory receptor 52A5-like, with the protein MLIFNGSVFMPSVLTLIGISGLESVQCWTGIPFCIMCLTAVIGNSFILVIIKYENSLHKPMYIFLAMLEATDIALSTCILPKMLGVFWFHLPEISFEACLLQMWLIHSFQATESGVLLAMALDRYVAICDPLRHATVFSQQILTYVGVEVTLRAAILVAPSTVLIKCRLKLYRTTIISHSYCEHMAIVKLAIEDIQINKIYGLFVAFTILGFDIICIALSYLQIFITVFRLPQKEARFKAFNTCIAHICVFLQFYLLAFFSFFTHRFGSHIPPCVHILLSNLYLLVPPFLNPIVYGVKTKQIRDHVLKIFFSKKNLDHYHLLL; encoded by the coding sequence ATGCTCATATTCAATGGCTCAGTCTTCATGCCCTCTGTACTAACGCTCATCGGGATTTCTGGCCTGGAGTCAGTACAGTGCTGGACTGGGATTCCATTCTGTATCATGTGCCTCACTGCTGTGATTGGGAATTCCTTTATTTTAGTTATAATCAAATATGAAAACAGCCTCCATAAACCCATGTACATATTTTTGGCCATGTTGGAGGCCACAGACATTGCACTTAGCACCTGTATTCTTCCCAAAATGTTAGGTGtcttctggtttcatttgccagAGATTTCTTTTGAAGCTTGCCTTCTACAAATGTGGCTTATTCACTCATTCCAGGCCACTGAATCAGGTGTCCTACTGGCGATGGCCCTagatcgctatgtggccatctgtgaCCCCTTGAGACATGCCACTGTCTTCTCTCAACAAATTTTAACTTACGTTGGAGTTGAGGTGACACTCAGGGCTGCCATTCTTGTGGCACCATCCACCGTGCTTATCAAATGTCGTCTTAAACTCTACCGAACTACAATCATCTCCCACTCTTATTGTGAGCACATGGCCATTGTGAAGCTGGCTATTGAAGATATTCAGATCAACAAGATATATGGTCTATTTGTTGCCTTCACCATCTTAGGGTTTGACATAATCTGTATCGCTTTGTCCTATCTTCAAATCTTTATCACTGTCTTTCGACTGCCCCAGAAAGAGGCACGATTCAAGGCCTTTAATACATGCATTGCCCACATTTGTGTCTTCCTACAGTTCTACCTCCttgccttcttctctttcttcacccACAGGTTTGGTTCTCACATACCACCATGTGTTCATATCCTTCTATCAAATCTTTACCTGCTAGTCCCACCTTTTCTCAACCCTATTGTCTATGGTGTGAAGACCAAACAAATCCGCGACCATgtcctgaaaatatttttctccaaaaaaaatCTTGATCATTACCATCTCCTTCTATAG